Proteins from one Euzebya sp. genomic window:
- a CDS encoding tRNA (adenine-N1)-methyltransferase, with protein sequence MTRHAGHPDPLSVGDTVILMDRKGRRFMFELEAGGDYHFHRGIVRHDDLIGQPEGCTVTSTMSAALTAVRPTTTDWTLKAPRGAQVVYPKDQAMVVTLGDVVPGAVVVEAGAGSGALTCALLRAVGSEGRVISFERREEHADVARANVTRRMGGQPGNWELRVGDLADGLADLRCDRLVLDMLEPWAHLDAAASAVHPGGLLIAYTPTITQVMRLREAMDADPRWGLTQTSETLLRTWHVDGLAVRPDHRMVAHTAFLTTARRMVPPPPPEPVDADAVVADPGPRRLP encoded by the coding sequence ATGACCCGCCACGCCGGGCACCCCGATCCGCTCAGCGTCGGGGACACCGTCATCCTCATGGACCGCAAGGGCCGCCGGTTCATGTTCGAGCTGGAGGCCGGAGGCGACTACCACTTCCACCGCGGGATCGTCCGTCACGACGACCTGATCGGCCAGCCGGAGGGGTGCACGGTCACCTCGACCATGTCGGCCGCCCTGACGGCCGTGCGGCCCACCACGACGGACTGGACCCTGAAGGCCCCCCGAGGCGCGCAGGTCGTGTACCCGAAGGACCAGGCGATGGTCGTCACCCTCGGCGACGTGGTGCCGGGTGCCGTCGTGGTCGAGGCGGGCGCCGGCTCCGGGGCGCTCACCTGCGCGCTGCTGCGGGCCGTCGGGTCCGAGGGCCGGGTGATCTCATTCGAGCGCCGCGAGGAGCACGCCGACGTCGCCCGCGCCAACGTGACCCGTCGGATGGGGGGCCAACCGGGCAACTGGGAGCTGCGCGTCGGCGACCTGGCCGACGGCCTCGCCGACCTGCGCTGCGACCGGCTGGTGCTCGACATGCTCGAGCCGTGGGCGCACCTCGACGCCGCGGCGTCGGCCGTGCACCCCGGCGGGCTGCTCATCGCCTACACGCCGACGATCACCCAGGTGATGCGCTTGCGCGAGGCCATGGACGCCGACCCCCGGTGGGGCCTGACGCAGACCAGCGAGACGCTGCTGCGCACCTGGCACGTCGACGGCCTCGCCGTCCGCCCCGACCACCGCATGGTGGCGCACACCGCGTTCCTCACCACCGCCCGCCGCATGGTGCCCCCGCCGCCGCCGGAGCCGGTCGACGCCGACGCGGTCGTCGCCGACCCCGGGCCGCGCCGACTCCCCTGA
- a CDS encoding ATP-binding protein, with protein MQVRLRNPDRTVEVAGPRRVTEVLAELDINPETVLVIVGDELVTSRETIDDDAVVEIRPVISGGAGGGGRCRQCGERPAVIDIARHRTRYCGPCFVDHVRTQVRHAIDEYGMFGYDDDILVAVSGGKDSLALWDVLLDMGYRVSGLYLGLGIGGYSNRSEQLVRDFAAARGARLHVEDLADTYGFDIGDSVANPRPGDRKRGRVGRAACGTCGLSKRYVFNKVAIEHGYDVMATGHNLDDEASQLLGNVLRWDTGFMARQSPLLPARDEMARKVKPLYRLTERETAAYCVIKGLDYVVEECPLVEGNTVMRYKDVLNTLEQAAPGTKAHFLFGFLDRVRDQHFAGADAAGGTLVPCDACGLPTTAHAEGETPVCAFCRTRGRLLAVLGGPDRDAHAEASA; from the coding sequence ATGCAGGTCAGACTCCGCAACCCCGATCGCACCGTCGAGGTGGCCGGCCCGCGCCGCGTGACCGAGGTCCTGGCCGAGCTCGACATCAACCCCGAGACCGTCCTGGTCATCGTCGGCGACGAGCTCGTGACCAGCCGGGAGACCATCGACGACGACGCCGTCGTCGAGATCCGGCCGGTGATCTCCGGCGGCGCCGGCGGAGGGGGCCGCTGCCGTCAGTGCGGTGAGCGCCCGGCGGTCATCGACATCGCCCGCCACCGGACGCGGTACTGCGGCCCGTGCTTCGTCGACCACGTCCGCACCCAGGTGCGCCACGCGATCGACGAGTACGGCATGTTCGGCTACGACGACGACATCCTCGTCGCCGTCAGCGGCGGGAAGGACTCGCTCGCGCTGTGGGACGTGCTGCTCGACATGGGGTACCGGGTGTCGGGGCTGTACCTGGGCCTCGGCATCGGCGGCTACTCGAACCGGTCCGAGCAGCTGGTGCGCGACTTCGCCGCCGCCCGCGGCGCCCGCCTGCACGTCGAGGACCTCGCCGACACCTACGGGTTCGACATCGGTGACTCCGTCGCCAACCCGCGACCGGGTGACCGGAAGCGCGGCAGGGTCGGCCGGGCCGCGTGCGGCACCTGCGGGCTGTCCAAGCGCTACGTCTTCAACAAGGTCGCGATCGAGCACGGCTACGACGTCATGGCCACCGGGCACAACCTGGACGACGAGGCCAGCCAGCTCCTCGGCAACGTCCTGCGCTGGGACACCGGGTTCATGGCCCGGCAGTCACCGTTACTGCCCGCGCGCGACGAGATGGCCCGCAAGGTCAAGCCGCTGTACCGGCTGACCGAGCGCGAGACCGCCGCGTACTGCGTCATCAAGGGCCTCGACTACGTGGTGGAGGAGTGCCCTCTCGTCGAGGGCAACACGGTCATGCGCTACAAGGACGTGCTGAACACCCTCGAGCAGGCCGCGCCGGGCACGAAGGCCCACTTCCTGTTCGGGTTCCTCGACCGCGTCCGCGACCAGCACTTCGCCGGCGCTGACGCCGCCGGCGGGACGCTCGTGCCCTGCGACGCCTGCGGGCTGCCGACCACCGCCCACGCGGAGGGTGAGACGCCCGTCTGCGCGTTCTGCCGCACCCGTGGGCGGCTGCTGGCGGTTCTCGGCGGTCCCGATCGGGATGCGCACGCAGAGGCCTCGGCATGA
- a CDS encoding DUF1802 family protein, protein MTTTDSPTATALALKEWGAAIHALLDGRQTILLRKGGIHEKAFVTPEAGGGFLLFPTVAHTHAERTRPEHHDLLARGDADVAEDAVTIRAAMRLVGAVDVARPDRLPEIADLHIWTDASIQADRVDFRPKKALQVLVVQAVALPDPVTLPRIEAYGGCRSWIDVHAPWAGEGRVIHDGARLADDLDRVRQTVG, encoded by the coding sequence ATGACGACCACCGACAGCCCGACCGCGACCGCGCTGGCCCTGAAGGAGTGGGGCGCGGCGATCCACGCGCTGCTCGACGGCCGCCAGACGATCCTGCTGCGCAAGGGCGGGATCCACGAGAAGGCGTTCGTGACGCCGGAGGCCGGCGGCGGGTTCCTGCTGTTCCCGACCGTCGCGCACACCCACGCCGAGCGGACCCGTCCCGAGCACCACGACCTGCTGGCGCGCGGTGACGCCGACGTGGCGGAGGATGCCGTGACGATCCGTGCGGCGATGCGGCTGGTCGGTGCGGTCGACGTGGCCCGGCCCGACCGGCTCCCGGAGATCGCCGACCTGCACATCTGGACCGACGCGTCGATCCAGGCGGACCGCGTCGACTTCCGCCCGAAGAAGGCGCTGCAGGTCCTGGTGGTCCAGGCCGTCGCGCTGCCCGACCCCGTCACGCTGCCGCGGATCGAGGCCTACGGCGGGTGCCGGTCCTGGATCGACGTCCACGCACCCTGGGCGGGGGAGGGACGGGTCATCCACGACGGGGCCCGCCTGGCCGACGACCTCGATCGGGTGCGGCAGACCGTCGGGTGA
- a CDS encoding S8 family serine peptidase codes for MSRPPAAATRTPRPWAHRNRVVGVLVVAVLVAAGMPAAAAPAGEVGPRDVPRPAVDRAAAAVTGGYERLRDTPGAIPGEVLVTYADDVAQQVGTSASWQSVAAAGADDLRPLADRVALVTADEAAVDGVVAALADDPDVVAVEPNIRREFLAAPDDTSYDLQWAHAQTRAEGAWDVATGRGATAPLIAILDSGVDATHPDLDGVVVSSLRSVDGRVIPGAPSNDPCGIGHGTAVAGSAAARGDNDFGVAGVLWEARVIDIALTSPENGCPGGPSDDDTITAMAHVTRLAEPPLAMNLSLGASLTACSQAYQAAADQARAAGIAVVAAAGNDGTSRTSVPASCDGVISVAATTADGTRASYSQTNPQVDLAAPGGDLRGPITSCPTFEQLVAQMVVTTSDRDAVSVIGGCPDYVDPSGHRLRGISGTSFASPYVAAAIALIRQVAADRGQPLSPDQAEAIIEATAQDVGAPGRDCDLGWGILDLDAAVDATVAGERPPLQPDAPIGTGGCGQPAASCSGALAADGGPIRRVADTGSATTPVCQAVAMSQVVLADGQSPFAVIARSDDFADALAGSALGLGIGPLLFTSSTGELDPRTEAELRRVLDFDDGRPSAFIMGGTAAIPAAVDSRLESLGINPVRIAGDGREATAAAAARAVRQLVADAPFETRDHAFVAYGRDFADAVAAGQMAAYYGIPVLLTNRDGLHPVTAEELARLAPERVWALGGDAVIADQVIDDIDDLGFSVERLAGDTRIGTAMAIRDAYLDEMAVDGVDSGGVVNVAVNVRHNFNDVLSASLLGGHGAVFVPLEDPGPTSPVRDEVREGVCGAGGNLFVVGGRDRISDATADEVYAITQGQRC; via the coding sequence GTGTCACGTCCACCTGCGGCCGCAACCCGCACCCCGCGCCCGTGGGCGCACCGGAACCGGGTCGTCGGGGTCCTCGTCGTCGCGGTGCTCGTCGCCGCCGGCATGCCGGCCGCGGCCGCACCGGCCGGTGAGGTCGGGCCGCGAGACGTCCCCCGGCCGGCGGTGGACCGCGCCGCCGCGGCCGTGACCGGCGGCTACGAGCGGCTGCGCGACACGCCCGGCGCCATCCCCGGGGAGGTCCTCGTCACCTACGCCGACGACGTGGCGCAGCAGGTCGGGACCAGCGCGTCGTGGCAGTCCGTCGCCGCGGCGGGTGCCGACGACCTCCGGCCGCTCGCCGACCGGGTCGCGCTGGTCACCGCGGACGAGGCCGCCGTCGACGGGGTCGTCGCGGCGCTCGCCGACGACCCGGACGTCGTCGCGGTCGAGCCCAACATCCGGCGGGAGTTCCTCGCGGCCCCCGACGACACCAGCTACGACCTGCAGTGGGCGCACGCCCAGACCCGCGCGGAGGGGGCGTGGGACGTCGCCACCGGCCGGGGGGCCACCGCGCCGCTGATCGCGATCCTCGACTCCGGTGTCGACGCCACCCACCCCGACCTCGACGGGGTCGTGGTGTCCTCCCTCCGCTCCGTCGACGGCCGGGTCATCCCGGGCGCCCCGTCGAACGACCCGTGCGGCATCGGCCACGGGACCGCGGTCGCGGGGTCCGCGGCCGCCCGCGGCGACAACGACTTCGGGGTCGCCGGGGTGCTGTGGGAGGCGCGGGTGATCGACATCGCCCTGACCTCCCCGGAGAACGGCTGCCCGGGCGGTCCGTCCGACGACGACACGATCACCGCCATGGCTCACGTCACCCGGTTGGCGGAGCCGCCGCTCGCGATGAACCTGTCGCTCGGCGCCAGCCTCACGGCGTGCTCGCAGGCCTACCAGGCAGCGGCGGACCAGGCGCGGGCCGCGGGCATCGCCGTGGTCGCCGCTGCGGGCAACGACGGCACCTCGCGCACGTCGGTGCCCGCGTCCTGTGACGGGGTCATCTCCGTCGCCGCCACGACCGCGGACGGCACCCGCGCCAGCTACTCCCAGACCAACCCGCAGGTGGACTTGGCCGCCCCCGGTGGCGATCTGCGGGGACCGATCACGAGCTGCCCGACCTTCGAGCAGCTCGTCGCCCAGATGGTCGTCACCACGAGCGACCGGGACGCCGTCAGCGTCATCGGCGGCTGCCCTGACTACGTCGATCCGAGCGGCCACCGGCTGCGGGGCATCAGCGGCACGTCGTTCGCGTCCCCGTACGTGGCCGCCGCGATCGCGCTGATCCGCCAGGTCGCGGCGGACCGCGGGCAACCCCTCAGCCCCGACCAGGCCGAGGCGATCATCGAGGCGACTGCCCAGGACGTCGGCGCGCCCGGGCGGGACTGCGACCTCGGGTGGGGGATCCTCGACCTCGACGCCGCCGTCGACGCGACCGTCGCGGGTGAGCGCCCACCGCTCCAGCCGGACGCGCCGATCGGGACCGGTGGCTGCGGCCAGCCCGCCGCGTCCTGCAGCGGCGCCCTCGCGGCCGACGGCGGGCCGATCCGGCGCGTGGCGGACACCGGCAGCGCCACCACCCCCGTGTGCCAGGCGGTGGCCATGTCACAGGTCGTCCTGGCCGACGGGCAGTCCCCCTTCGCCGTCATCGCACGCAGCGACGACTTCGCCGACGCGCTGGCCGGCTCCGCGCTGGGGCTCGGCATCGGCCCGCTGCTGTTCACCTCGAGCACCGGCGAGCTCGACCCCCGGACCGAGGCAGAGCTCCGGCGGGTGCTCGACTTCGACGACGGCCGTCCCAGCGCGTTCATCATGGGCGGGACCGCTGCGATCCCCGCAGCGGTCGACAGCCGTCTCGAGTCCCTCGGCATCAACCCGGTCCGCATCGCCGGGGACGGACGTGAGGCCACGGCGGCCGCCGCCGCCCGAGCGGTGCGCCAGCTGGTCGCCGATGCGCCGTTCGAGACCCGCGACCACGCCTTCGTCGCCTACGGGCGCGACTTCGCCGACGCGGTGGCGGCCGGCCAGATGGCGGCCTACTACGGCATCCCGGTCCTGTTGACGAACCGCGACGGCCTGCACCCGGTCACGGCCGAGGAGCTCGCGCGGCTCGCGCCGGAGCGGGTGTGGGCCCTGGGCGGCGACGCGGTCATCGCCGACCAGGTCATCGACGACATCGACGACCTCGGGTTCAGCGTGGAGCGCCTGGCGGGCGACACCCGCATCGGGACGGCGATGGCGATCCGCGACGCCTACCTCGACGAGATGGCGGTCGACGGCGTGGACTCCGGTGGGGTCGTCAACGTCGCCGTGAACGTCCGCCACAACTTCAACGACGTCCTGTCCGCCTCGTTGCTCGGCGGGCACGGCGCGGTGTTCGTGCCGCTCGAGGACCCGGGCCCCACCTCACCGGTCCGCGATGAGGTGCGCGAGGGTGTCTGCGGGGCCGGTGGCAACCTGTTCGTCGTCGGCGGCCGCGACCGCATCAGCGACGCCACCGCCGACGAGGTGTACGCGATCACCCAGGGTCAGCGCTGCTGA
- a CDS encoding MOSC domain-containing protein, producing the protein MRHRTTAELQAALPHLTVAPPDGGTVEWLVRRPQPGEREVIDRAGVDLVTGLEGDTWSTKRTSSTPDGTPNPLHQITLMSTRVIDLVAGGDRERWALAGDQIYVDMDLSHQSLPSGARLAIGSVVLEVTASPHRGCVKFADRFGVDALRFVNVGLGRAHRLRGVNTRVVTPGEVAVGDVIRRVDVR; encoded by the coding sequence ATGCGCCACCGCACCACCGCCGAGCTGCAGGCCGCGCTGCCGCACCTGACCGTCGCGCCCCCGGACGGCGGGACGGTCGAGTGGCTGGTCCGCCGACCCCAACCGGGGGAGCGGGAGGTGATCGACCGCGCCGGCGTGGACCTCGTCACCGGGTTGGAGGGGGACACCTGGTCGACCAAGCGGACCAGCAGCACCCCCGACGGCACCCCCAACCCCCTCCACCAGATCACCCTCATGAGCACACGCGTGATCGACCTGGTCGCGGGCGGCGACCGCGAGCGGTGGGCACTGGCAGGGGACCAGATCTACGTCGACATGGACCTCAGCCACCAGTCGCTGCCCTCGGGCGCACGGCTGGCCATCGGGTCGGTGGTCCTCGAGGTCACCGCATCACCGCACCGCGGCTGCGTCAAGTTCGCCGACCGCTTCGGCGTCGACGCGTTGCGGTTCGTCAACGTCGGGCTGGGGAGGGCGCACCGGCTGCGGGGCGTGAACACCCGCGTCGTCACGCCGGGCGAGGTGGCCGTCGGGGACGTGATCCGTCGGGTTGACGTCCGCTGA
- a CDS encoding M15 family metallopeptidase, protein MSRLPDRPRRTARPALAAACLSLAVLAALGTAPTPQDVDAQEAAVTTTNGDQDQTFADLFEQMRSPEGHGEGHGAVAVAAGPPDIPSVPGQTAPAPAAAPVDLPDTVTAVRPALVVRGVDPAMAAEIAQVEGVTAAAGATVGEITVSVPGGTRTVSVAAVEPTAFRPLTPEMTANEPAVWERLVAGDAAFTHDAGTRLTVPLGSTITASAPGTNEPAGASGEGNVPAVTPPPATEQVVPPTSQATAPTSDEAGVADLRLGALASNGIPPVADALVSTEVGAQLGLTGPADVYVGVGEGVDEAAVRDAIAALTGVEVEEIAPPETQTTTFGAFLVGAEARNFFEPFDYIDHGDGLITIDQGWVDRNIASTTMIPLLNGTVTCHRQFLEQLYAAMSEVQAAGLGDLIDPSQYGGCWVARHIDWNPTKPISMHGWGLAVDLNVSTNQLGARPTMDPRIVEIFDRWGFVWGGRWNRPDGMHFELGAVIDVPVPEGFFR, encoded by the coding sequence TTGAGCCGCCTGCCCGACCGCCCCCGCCGAACGGCCCGACCGGCACTGGCCGCCGCCTGCCTGTCGTTGGCCGTCCTGGCCGCGCTCGGGACCGCGCCGACCCCGCAGGACGTCGACGCCCAGGAGGCGGCGGTCACGACCACGAACGGCGACCAGGACCAGACCTTCGCGGACCTGTTCGAGCAGATGCGCTCGCCGGAGGGTCACGGCGAGGGGCACGGGGCCGTCGCCGTCGCGGCCGGTCCCCCGGACATCCCCTCCGTGCCCGGCCAGACCGCGCCCGCGCCGGCCGCCGCACCCGTCGACCTCCCCGACACCGTCACCGCGGTCCGGCCGGCCCTGGTCGTCCGCGGAGTCGATCCGGCCATGGCGGCCGAGATCGCCCAGGTGGAGGGCGTCACCGCCGCCGCGGGCGCGACGGTCGGCGAGATCACCGTGTCGGTCCCCGGCGGGACGCGCACCGTGTCGGTCGCGGCGGTCGAGCCCACCGCGTTCCGGCCGCTGACCCCGGAGATGACCGCGAACGAGCCGGCGGTGTGGGAGCGGCTCGTCGCCGGCGACGCCGCCTTCACCCACGACGCGGGCACCCGGTTGACTGTGCCGCTCGGGTCGACGATCACCGCGTCGGCACCGGGCACGAACGAGCCGGCGGGTGCGTCGGGCGAGGGCAACGTCCCCGCGGTCACCCCACCCCCGGCGACGGAGCAGGTGGTCCCGCCGACCTCGCAGGCGACCGCTCCCACCAGCGACGAGGCGGGCGTGGCCGACCTGCGGCTGGGGGCGCTGGCCTCGAACGGCATCCCGCCGGTGGCCGACGCGCTGGTGTCGACCGAGGTCGGGGCGCAGCTGGGCCTGACCGGCCCGGCGGACGTGTACGTCGGCGTCGGCGAGGGGGTCGACGAGGCGGCGGTCAGGGACGCGATCGCGGCGTTGACCGGGGTCGAGGTGGAGGAGATCGCTCCGCCGGAGACCCAGACCACCACCTTCGGGGCGTTCCTGGTCGGCGCGGAGGCCCGGAACTTCTTCGAGCCGTTCGACTACATCGACCACGGCGACGGGCTGATCACGATCGACCAGGGGTGGGTGGACCGCAACATCGCCTCGACGACGATGATCCCGCTGCTGAACGGGACCGTGACGTGCCACCGCCAGTTCCTCGAGCAGCTCTACGCGGCGATGTCCGAGGTCCAGGCCGCCGGGCTGGGCGACCTGATCGACCCCAGCCAGTACGGCGGGTGCTGGGTGGCCCGGCACATCGACTGGAACCCGACCAAGCCGATCTCGATGCACGGCTGGGGCCTGGCCGTCGACCTCAACGTGTCGACCAACCAGCTGGGCGCCCGCCCGACGATGGACCCCAGGATCGTCGAGATCTTCGACCGCTGGGGCTTCGTGTGGGGCGGCCGGTGGAACCGGCCGGACGGCATGCACTTCGAGCTGGGCGCCGTCATCGACGTCCCGGTGCCGGAGGGCTTCTTCCGGTAG
- a CDS encoding CocE/NonD family hydrolase codes for MRAVAVLVVLAVLVLPGPAGAQLPTPGEGEGGEVRDAVVTGVEDTPIVTDLHLPAGASADAPVPVVLSGHGWGATRDTALGSTTDLLLAQGYAVVVWDARGFGQSGGTVQVDAPEFEGQDVSAILDWLATQPEIALDGPGDPVVGMVGNSYGGGIQLATATFDARVDALAPQITWHDLNRALQPQGVLKLVWQLLLFGLGGATGTIVGLDPSGPAFPQTGTVPPELADALTQALTANAFDEELTQFFAARSFSDYGPSGQLDVPTLLFQGSVDTLFTIDEAVDTFTHLRDTGVPTKLVVFCGSLTDAATGGAITHGQCPSFYADAGDQPRIDDMVLRWFDRHLRDLPVDTGPPVEYRTNTGDWHRADTWPPPGTDTLTVPVEGTALTTNTPGSGLGILALPAVPGSPTAVTVEADAPELAGRQVEVVGQPVARLSATGTGLGAHLYAKLIDSTQGELPAGGSAVNNQETPMRLDALSADPQVLDQPMVGAAYTYAPDAPVTVQVDTQSLMYTFPRTGPAQIDLTGEMTIPYRTLVTDRIGGPDRIGTAAELSRDSVLAADTVVIATSTDYPDALAGAPLATSLGAPLLLTGPDALADQARREILRTGATTAVLLGGEAVIGAGVEEDLGALGLTVERVAGPDRFATAAAIAGRLDSTTAYLVEGIDADPARGWPDAVSAAAPAAEGGAPVLLTDTDVLPEATLDALAAGGVTDVVIVGGPAAVSSAVEAHVVDAGYAVTRLGGADRFATSAAVAGLTPGARTVVAATGGDWPDALAAASAAAAWDAALVLVDGVDATRSAATHEFVQTTAFDRLVLAGLTAAVGEGAAAQLTEAADAGTPPAAAAVDPPPEL; via the coding sequence ATGAGAGCCGTCGCAGTCCTCGTCGTCCTCGCCGTGCTGGTCCTCCCGGGCCCCGCCGGCGCCCAGCTGCCCACCCCGGGGGAGGGGGAGGGAGGGGAGGTCCGCGACGCCGTCGTCACCGGCGTGGAGGACACCCCGATCGTCACAGACCTGCACCTGCCGGCGGGCGCCTCCGCGGACGCGCCGGTGCCGGTGGTCCTCTCCGGTCACGGGTGGGGGGCGACGCGGGACACCGCGCTCGGCTCGACGACCGATCTGCTGCTCGCCCAGGGCTACGCGGTCGTCGTGTGGGACGCCCGCGGGTTCGGCCAGTCCGGCGGCACCGTCCAGGTCGACGCGCCCGAGTTCGAGGGGCAGGACGTCTCGGCGATCCTCGACTGGCTGGCGACCCAGCCCGAGATCGCCCTCGACGGGCCGGGTGACCCGGTCGTCGGCATGGTGGGCAACTCCTACGGCGGGGGGATCCAGCTGGCCACGGCGACGTTCGACGCACGCGTGGACGCGCTCGCCCCGCAGATCACCTGGCACGACCTCAACCGCGCCCTCCAGCCGCAGGGCGTCCTCAAGCTGGTCTGGCAGCTGCTCCTGTTCGGCCTCGGCGGTGCGACCGGCACGATCGTCGGGCTGGACCCCTCCGGACCGGCGTTCCCCCAGACGGGCACGGTCCCGCCCGAGCTCGCCGACGCGCTCACCCAGGCGCTGACCGCGAACGCCTTCGACGAGGAGCTGACGCAGTTCTTCGCCGCCCGGTCGTTCAGCGACTACGGCCCGTCGGGCCAGCTGGACGTCCCGACGCTGCTGTTCCAGGGCTCCGTCGACACCCTCTTCACGATCGACGAGGCCGTCGACACCTTCACCCACCTCCGCGACACCGGCGTGCCCACCAAGCTCGTCGTCTTCTGCGGCAGCCTGACCGACGCCGCGACCGGTGGCGCGATCACGCACGGCCAGTGCCCCTCGTTCTACGCCGACGCGGGCGACCAGCCGCGCATCGACGACATGGTGCTCCGCTGGTTCGACCGGCACCTGCGCGACCTCCCCGTCGACACCGGCCCCCCGGTCGAGTACCGCACCAACACCGGCGACTGGCACCGCGCGGACACCTGGCCGCCGCCGGGCACGGACACCCTGACCGTGCCGGTCGAGGGGACCGCGCTGACGACGAACACGCCCGGCAGCGGCCTCGGGATCCTCGCCCTCCCGGCGGTCCCGGGCAGCCCCACCGCCGTCACCGTCGAGGCCGATGCGCCCGAGCTCGCCGGCCGCCAGGTCGAGGTGGTGGGCCAACCCGTCGCCCGGCTGTCGGCGACCGGCACGGGTCTCGGCGCACACCTCTACGCGAAGCTGATCGACTCCACCCAGGGGGAGCTCCCGGCCGGCGGCAGCGCCGTCAACAACCAGGAGACGCCGATGCGCCTCGACGCGCTGTCGGCCGACCCGCAGGTGCTCGACCAGCCCATGGTCGGCGCGGCGTACACCTACGCCCCTGATGCGCCCGTGACCGTCCAGGTCGACACCCAGTCGCTCATGTACACCTTCCCGCGGACCGGGCCGGCGCAGATCGACCTGACCGGCGAGATGACGATCCCGTACCGGACCCTCGTGACCGATCGGATCGGCGGTCCGGACCGGATCGGCACCGCCGCGGAGCTCAGCCGCGACAGCGTCCTGGCCGCCGACACCGTCGTGATCGCGACGTCCACGGACTACCCCGACGCCCTAGCGGGCGCCCCGCTGGCGACCTCCCTCGGCGCCCCGCTGCTGCTCACCGGCCCCGACGCCCTGGCCGACCAGGCGCGGCGTGAGATCCTGCGGACCGGTGCGACCACGGCGGTGCTGCTCGGCGGCGAGGCCGTGATCGGCGCCGGTGTCGAGGAGGACCTGGGCGCGCTGGGCCTGACGGTCGAGCGCGTCGCCGGGCCCGACCGCTTCGCCACGGCCGCGGCCATCGCCGGGCGGCTCGACTCCACCACCGCGTACCTGGTCGAGGGCATCGACGCCGACCCCGCCCGCGGCTGGCCCGACGCGGTCTCCGCCGCCGCGCCCGCCGCCGAGGGCGGCGCGCCGGTGCTGCTGACCGACACCGACGTCCTCCCCGAGGCGACCCTCGACGCGCTCGCGGCCGGTGGCGTCACCGACGTGGTCATCGTCGGCGGCCCCGCGGCGGTGTCGAGCGCCGTCGAGGCGCACGTCGTCGACGCCGGCTACGCGGTCACGCGGCTCGGCGGCGCAGACCGGTTCGCGACCAGCGCCGCGGTCGCGGGCCTGACCCCGGGCGCGAGGACGGTGGTCGCCGCGACCGGAGGCGACTGGCCCGACGCCCTCGCCGCCGCCAGCGCCGCTGCGGCCTGGGACGCCGCGCTGGTGCTGGTCGACGGGGTGGACGCAACCCGCTCGGCGGCCACGCACGAGTTCGTCCAGACCACCGCGTTCGACCGGCTCGTCCTCGCGGGCCTGACCGCCGCGGTCGGCGAAGGGGCCGCGGCGCAGCTCACCGAGGCGGCGGACGCCGGGACCCCTCCCGCCGCGGCCGCTGTGGACCCCCCGCCCGAGCTCTAG